The following are from one region of the Corylus avellana chromosome ca1, CavTom2PMs-1.0 genome:
- the LOC132167351 gene encoding probable xyloglucan glycosyltransferase 6, protein MSRPQNYEFQEWWNKHRESSLLEPSSQNPSTASLTVDIRSPSSDRAVDKGRARSARQLSWVCLLRFQQIFSCLAFLTNGVVSLLRTANRRIASPASASDSSSSRLYRLIKAFLITVLLLLSVELVAYFKGWHFRPPSMGAVGFVYANWLEIRANYLAPPLQSLTNVCIVLFLIQSVDRVVLILGCFWIKFRKLKPVAQMEYGAADEENADAEDYPMVLVQIPMCNEREVYHQSIAAVCIQDWPRDRMLVQVLDDSDELDVQSLIKAEVQKWQQRGVRILYRHRLIRTGYKAGNLKSAMSCDYVKNYEFVAIFDADFQPGPDFLKKTVPYFKGNDDLALVQTRWAFVNKDENLLTRLQNINLSFHFEVEQQVNGVFINFFGFNGTAGVWRIKALEECGGWLERTTVEDMDIAVRAHLCGWKFIYLNDVKCLCELPESYEAYKKQQHRWHSGPMQLFRLCFVDILRSKVSLAKKANLIFLFFLLRKLILPFYSFTLFCIILPLTMFLPEAQLPAWVVCYVPGLMSILNILPSPRSFPFIVPYLLFENTMSVTKFNAMISGLFRFGSSYEWIVTKKLGRSSETDLVAFEKQSDPLAESTSLLHRSSSESGLEELSKLEMSKKTGKTKRNRLYRKELALAFILLTASARSLLSAQGIHFYFLLFQGISFLVVGLDLIGEQVS, encoded by the exons ATGTCTCGACCTCAAAACTACGAGTTCCAGGAATGGTGGAACAAGCACAGAGAAAGTAGCCTTCTAGAACCTTCCTCTCAAAATCCTTCCACTGCTTCCCTCACCGTCGACATCCGTAGCCCCTCCTCCGACCGGGCGGTTGACAAGGGCCGAGCACGCAGCGCACGCCAGCTGTCCTGGGTGTGCCTCTTGAGATTCCAGCAAATCTTTTCCTGCCTCGCGTTCCTCACCAACGGCGTCGTTTCTCTCCTCCGCACTGCCAACCGTCGGATCGCGTCCCCGGCATCCGCCTCCGACTCGTCCTCCTCGCGGCTCTACCGTCTCATCAAGGCCTTCCTGATCACGGTCCTGCTCCTGCTCTCCGTCGAGCTCGTTGCTTACTTCAAGGGATGGCATTTCAGGCCGCCGTCGATGGGAGCGGTAGGGTTCGTGTACGCCAATTGGCTGGAGATTCGGGCCAATTACTTGGCGCCGCCGCTGCAGAGTTTGACCAATGTGTGTATCGTGTTGTTTCTGATTCAATCGGTGGACCGCGTTGTTCTGATCCTCGGATGCTTCTGGATCAAGTTCCGGAAATTGAAGCCCGTAGCGCAGATGGAGTACGGTGCCGCAGACGAAGAGAATGCAGATGCGGAGGATTACCCGATGGTTTTGGTGCAAATCCCGATGTGCAATGAGAGGGAG GTTTACCATCAATCTATTGCAGCGGTTTGTATCCAGGACTGGCCAAGGGATAGAATGCTCGTACAGGTTCTAGATGATTCTGATGAATTAGATGTCCAATCCCTTATCAAGGCAGAAGTACAGAAATGGCAACAAAGGGGTGTTCGCATATTGTATAGACATCGTCTCATTCGCACAGGCTATAAAGCAGGGAATCTCAAATCTGCCATGAGCTGtgattatgttaaaaattatgagtttgTGGCGATCTTTGATGCAGATTTTCAGCCAGGACCAGATTTCTTGAAGAAAACTGTTCCTTATTTTAAG GGGAATGATGATCTGGCATTGGTCCAGACAAGGTGGGCATTTGTGAACAAGGATGAGAACTTGCTTACAAGGTTGCAGAATATAAACTTATCGTTCCATTTTGAGGTTGAACAACAGGTCAATGGTGTGTTTATCAACTTCTTTGGCTTTAATGGAACTGCTGGTGTTTGGAGAATCAAAGCCCTTGAAGAATGTGGTGGCTGGTTGGAACGAACAACTGTTGAGGACATGGACATTGCTGTTCGTGCTCATCTTTGTGGATGGAAATTCATTTATCTGAATGATGTAAAG TGCCTTTGTGAACTTCCAGAGTCCTATGAGGCATACAAGAAACAGCAACACCGATGGCATTCAGGCCCAATGCAGTTGTTCCGTTTGTGCTTTGTTGACATACTTCGTTCGAAG GTGAGTTTGGCCAAGAAAGCCaatttgatatttcttttcttccttctacGGAAGCTTATCCTGCCATTTTATTCGTTCACCCTCTTTTGCATCATTCTCCCCCTGACCATGTTCCTGCCAGAAGCTCAACTACCTGCTTGGGTTGTTTGTTATGTTCCTGGACTCATGTCTATTTTGAATATCCTTCCATCACCACGGTCATTCCCATTTATAGTTCCTTACCTTCTTTTTGAGAATACCATGTCTGTGACCAAATTTAATGCCATGATATCTGGATTGTTTCGGTTTGGAAGTTCCTATGAGTGGATAGTTACAAAGAAACTGGGAAGATCCTCGGAGACGGATCTAGTTGCGTTTGAGAAACAATCTGATCCACTAGCGGAAAGTACAAGTCTTCTTCACAGGTCGTCCTCAGAGTCGGGCCTTGAAGAGCTGAGCAAACTAGAGATGTCTAAGAAAACCGGGAAAACTAAGAGAAACCGTTTGTATCGGAAGGAACTCGCTCTCGCATTCATTTTGTTAACTGCCTCAGCAAGAAGCTTATTGTCTGCTCAAGGAATTCATTTCTATTTCCTGTTATTTCAAGGGATCAGTTTCTTAGTTGTTGGTCTTGATTTGATCGGCGAGCAGGTAAGTTGA